The genomic DNA TGCGTTCACGATGAATGGATTTGTTACTTCAACGGATGGTGGCGCATCGTGGATACCGCTTGCCAAAGGTGTTGACGTTAACACAAATAAGGTGGACAAATTTGGCGGTCATCTCTACGCAAGGCGGATAAATGGCACGACCCCTCAAATTCTTCGATTTTCAACACAGGACAATAAACTCACCCAGATCGCTGGGATGCCTATACTTATTGAAAAAGTCAATCCGATGAATAATGATCTAACAAATCAGATCGAACAGACAAGCAATGAGGCGATATTGGAAGCACTGACAGATGCGGGCAAACAGAAGTTTGAGGATGGTAAAGCTCCAAACTTTGAAGATATTGATCTTGAGCGGTTAGACGAGTGGCAGGACACAATGAGTAAGGTAATCCAAGAGCAGGCTGCAGCTTCCGTGAAACTGGTTTTGGGAAGCTTTGCTGTTAGTGGCGAGACGTACTACGTCGAATACGGGCAGAAACTTTTCAGATGGAAATCCGGTGAGACTGAATGGTACAACACGGGGTTAGTAGATGAAGGCGAAGACGTTTTTTCGACTTTATTTTCTGACCCTTTTGACTATTCCCGTGGTATTTCTATGCTAACGAATATGATAGATTCTGTGGGTTTCAAGATTGCAGTCTCAGGAAAAACCGTTTACGTTGCAAAGCGGGATGGACATCTTGTTCAATCGTTTGATGAAGGAGACACTTGGAAGGATGTCAGGCAAGAACTTCCGTTTTCTTTTGCGGCGTTTAAGGCACTCACTTTCGCGGGAGCAACTGTTTATGTGGCAACTGACAAAGGGGTGGCACATTCAAGCGACGGTGCCAACTGGCACGCGGCAACCGATGCGGAAGGTAACCCGCTTGTCGTGGAGAAGTTTGCAGTAGCGGGAACGACAGTATATGGTACAGTTGGGCAATATGTGTATCAGTTGAAAGCGGGTTCAAACACGTGGGAACAAGTGACACCTGAGATTCCAGATACCGTATTTTCGCTTGCTGTTGATGGAAACACCCTCTATGTTGGGACTTCCAGCAGTGGTGTACTACGTTTTACGCTTGATGAATAGAGGTATAGACCGTTTCCTTATGTCAATCACTGACACAATGTAAACACCACATAGGTAATTCTAAAATCTAACCCAAGTTGCTACTCATAAGATTTTAGGCGTGCGGAGACCATTTTCATTGAAAGTGATTGATTCTCCGCAGGATTTTGTAGCGTCCAATTTTAGTTTGCGTCTCCGCAAGCACAATCTGGAAGATTATGCTACAAAGATGGCAACTTGCGTTAAAATCTACTCTAAAGGAGAACAGCATGTATTTTCTGAAAAAAGGCTTGCCTTTTGCTATGGCTGCCATTGTTGTGGGTATTGGTGCATTTTTTTGGGGGCGTGCTAACAAACCGGGTCCTCCGGTCACCATCTATAAAGCCGTTCAACCTGCGCCGAAAGCAAACGAAACACAAAACACCCGTACGGAGATTGCAGATCATGTTTATATACCGCCAGAATCAACCTCAGAGGCAGGTCATCGTGGTCGCTCACCAATTGAACTCCGAGAGACGGAAGGCGAAGAAGTAACATCTAATGCCGAGGGCGATATCAATAAATCTATGGTTGGCGAAGAACCCACACCGCACCTCGCTAAAGGTGAGGTGCCTCCAGAACTCTCACGAGAAGCCATGGAGCGAAGGCATGAAGACTATAGACAGCAGCAACGTGTTCTTGAAATCATGGAGGAAATAAGAAGTTATGCCAACAACTCCGTGACCAGTGGAGAAGATACTTTACGTGTTCTTGAACTTCAAGAAGAACTTCTCCGTATTCAGCAGAAGCGAGGACTGTTGGAGCAAACAGGCGGGGATGTATTTAAGGTTCTCGAATTTAGTAAAATCGTAGCCACACACACGACTGATGATGGAAGATTTCCGACGGCCAAAGCCTCTGTTTTGATTGAAGGTATAAGAGCGCTCACGCCGGATTTCCCAGAAAAACAAGTTGCACTTGAACACCTCAACCAGGTCGTCGCCACCGCTATGGAAAATGGAAACGAATACTTTGATCTAAACCTTTTCAATGAGTAAAAAGCAGGAGCATTTTTTCTTTAATAATGATCGCCCCAAGAATTTTCAGACAAGGAGCATTGGCGGTCTGGGTTCTCAATTTGGACACTAAGATGTGGAGGAAATTGATATGCGCCGGAAACGATTATATATCTGTCTGCTGATTGTGCTCGCTGTGCCGCTTGTTCTCAAATTTGGATGCGTGCCCCAAACACTCGGCAGAACTGGCTTTGGTGTTACGCTGTCAGTTACCGGGATGACACGCTTTACTTCTGTGTTTCGTGTTTTGTATGCGTTGCAAAAGATTGATGCCCTGGTTATTGATGATGCGACTTACAAGGTAACAGAAGCCAGGCTGCCAGTTGGTGAAGTGAACCGTAAACCCCAAATTTCGATAAAGCACGTCCCTTCTACGGGTGAAGTTTCGTTTGAAAAGGTTACAGATGCGCCAACCGAACCTATTTTACGAAATGAGATTGGATGGCACCTAAACCCTGATGCGCCTAAGTACTTTACTGTTGAAGTATGGGCACTCGCTGGAGCAGACCCGAAGCAGGGTGTGAACGAAGCAATTTCTGAACGTGTGAGTGCAGTATTAATTGAGACTGTTGAACGATCCGGTTTTGAGGCGAGTATAGAAAGTATAGAACCGCGTGAGGCAGATTACAAACTTATATTTGATTAAATCTAACATAAGCATCTCAATACGCATTGTTATTCCGATGTTAGCAAGATTTGATTTATCAAAGGCGCGCTGCCAAGCGTGCCTTTTTTGTTTGCATAAACCCTCTTTCTGAAAATATCGTTAAATAATGCAACCTTTTAATATCGAAACCCTGTCACTTAAATCAAAAGATGTTAGGATTCCGAAGGAGCTTGCAATGGAGCAGAAAGATGCGCAACTCATTCAGCAAGTACTACAGGGCGACCAAGAGGCGTTTGCTATCCTCGTCAACAAGTATCAGAAAGGTGTGCATGCCCTTGCGTGGCGGAAAATTGGTGATTTTCACATCGCTCAGGAAATCACGCAGGACGCGTTTCTCAGGGCATATCAGAAGCTCGAAACATTAAAAAATCACAACTTGTTTGGCGGCTGGCTTTATGTCATCGCGGCACGCTTGTGTGCTGATTGGTTTGAAAAGAAATCCTTACCGGAACAATCCTTGGAGGTCACTGATATGAGTGAGGTGAATCGCGGGTCATACTCTCGATATGTAGCCGAGAAACAGGAAGCCGAAGCCGATGAGACGCGTCGTGAAATCGTCAAGGAACTGCTCCAAAAGCTGCCGGAGAGCGAACGCACAGTGATGACGCTGCATTATCTCGGAGAGATGACAATCAAAACCATTAGTGAGTTCCTTGGTGTATCCCCGAACACTGTCAAGAGTCGCCTCAGTCGGGCGCGTAACCGTTTGAAGAAGGAGGAAGCCATGATCCGACAAAACCTCGGCAGTTTCCAACTGCCTGCGAACTTAACAGAGACCATTATGCGAGAAATATCGCGTCTTGTTCCCGCTGCACCTGCTGCGAGTAAACCCGTCTTACCGTGGGCACTCTCGGCAGCGTCTGCCGTTTTGATTTTTCTACTAATAGGTGTTGGAACACAATACCTCTCTCGTTTCCAGAAGCCGTATAATCTAAATGCTACATCCGAACCGACTGTTGATCTCATCGAGGCAGTTTTTGTTGTTGATACGCTTGCGAAACCCGCTGTGCGAAATCAGGCGGGGGGTTCTACTATACCGGGTAGAAATCCGGGCGCGGGGCAGCAACCTAATGCCCGATTCCTCGCCGCCGCAGCGGCTGAGGAGACCGAAGTTACAACCTTAATACCGCAGTGGACGCAGACCAAAGGACCGGAAGGCGGTTTCGTCAATAATTTCTTCACGACGAATTCGGGTGATATTTACGCAGGGACCTCAACGAGTCTTTACAAACTCGGAGCCGATGGACGTGCATGGCGACGTGTCAACGCGAGAAGGCTCGGTTCACTGAGCATCCAAGATTGGTTGGGGACTGCGGCACTGATGGCAGCGCATGGTAATATGCTTTATCTCGCTACCGATACTGAAATATTGGCATCCGAAGATAAGGGTGAGACGTGGCATGCGTTGGGTACGCATCCAAAAGGAATTGCCAGAGGATTTGTGGTGGCTGACTCAGGATTTTACCTCGCGCTTACCGGCGGGGTTTACTACTCCAAAGATGGTAAGACTTCGTGGGTTGCTCTGAAAGGTGGCATGGGACTTAATAAGGTTCGTGCACTTGCAGTTGTTGAAAATACGGTATTTGCTGGGACGAGTAGCGGACTCTATCGGCTTAACGCTCAGACTTGGGAATTGCTGGCAGTTGGTTCTACAGATTTGCACGGCGAGAAACCCGTGATCCATGCTTTGGCTGCTTCAAAACATCGACTCTATGTTGCAGCTGGGAAAGAGATGGAAAGGGGGTTCGGCACGCTATTCAGGTCAAGAAAAACAGACGACAATTGGTGGTCCCTTTATCGCTCAACAGATAAAGGTAAGTCGTGGTACCCTATAGACCCACGCGAGAGGCAGGAACGTGAGGCGGGTAGGCAGCGGAGGGGTCAAGCTTCGACGGGTTCCCCACTACTCGGGTCAGATAACATTCCGAGCGTTAAGATATTCGCAACAGCTGCAGGGGTTATGGTGACGGATGCAGAGGGCGAGTTTTTCTACTCCACAAACACTGGAGAGACATGGACGACCTTAGAAAAGGATGGGTCAGGTGGCGGTATCGCTCCGCCGCTACTGATAGCCGATACAAACATTTTTTATAAAGGTGGCCAGTCCGGGATTCTGCGCACAACCGATGGCGGCGAATCTTGGCATCCGTTTAATACGGGGTTTGTTAGCACGCCTGTTACGACTTTAATCGCTGTTAAGGATAGACTCTACGCAAACTCGGTGAATAATAAGTATGTTACCTCAACAGACGGTGGTGAATCATGGACGCTGCTTCCGAAAATTGACGACAGTGTCCTTATCGCTGCATTTGATAGTAACATATATCTGAAGAAAGGACAGAATATGAATTTACCTTCACCGCTACTTCGTCTATCTACTGAAAACAATGGCTTAGAACTTATACCCGATATGCCCGGTTTTGAGGGGGGCAATTCAAGTAACACGGTACAGACGGAGATAGACGTGCCTGAAGAAATGATGATCACGGCTTTGCGGGAAGTCTTGCAGGAATCATTTCCAGATAAGGTTAATCAAAATATTGAGGGTCTTGATCTTGAACAGGTAGCTGAGATACTCAAGGATATCAATCCTGACCAATTATCTGACCGGATAATTGAGAAACTCGAGAGTAACCCTGATTATGCCAAGGTAATGAGTGAGGCGTTCAATAAGGCTTTTGAGGAACAAGTTTCAACGGGTATGCCGTCGTTTTTTGGTAGTTTTGCCGTTAGTGGCGAGAAGTACTACGTCGAATACGGGCAGAAACTTTTCAGGTGGGAACCCGATATGTCTGAATGGTACGATACGGGGTTAATAGATGAGACTGAAGTTGTTTTTCCTGTTGACTATTCTGCTGAGGCTTCCACATCTATAAATGTCCGTGATTCCATAGGTTTCAAGATTGCTGTGTCAGGTAACACCGTCTATGTCGGGAAACGGGATGGTCACCTCTCTCAATCGTTTGATAAGGGGGGGACTTGGAGTGATGTTACTGCTGATCTCCCGTTTTCTGTTACGGCGTTTAATGCAATCACCTTTGCGGGATCAACTGTTTATGTAGGGACCAACAGCGGGGTGGCACATTCAAGCGATGGCACCCATTGGCACGCGGCAACCAATACTGAGGGTGAACCACTTGTCATGGAGAAGTTTGCGGTAGAAGGAACAACGGTCTATGGTACAACCGGGCAATACGTCTATCAGTTGGAAGAAGGTTCAAGCACATGGAAACGGGTGACACCTGAAATCCCGGATTCCGTCCTTTCGTTTGTTGTGGATGGTAACGTGCTTTATGTTGGGACTACCAGCAGCGGCGTGCTACGTTTCACGTTTGATGAATAATAGCGGGTTGCCCGCTCCTACCCCATCCTGGCACAATGAATGTCGGTCCCTCGCCGCGTTTCGCGATTCGATATATGTGCTTATGCCACGCATGCCGCAAGTGGGAGAAAAAAGGGGAGTGGAATATCTGGATGCCCTGAAAAAATTATGTGTCAAACCAAACGAAAAATCTCATAAGAGATTTCTGAAGCGATTTAGCAATGGAGGTAGAAAGATGAGCCAAGTCGAACCGTGGGTAGTTTCACTGCTCGTAAGAAAAATAAAATATTTTGCTGTACTTTTCATGGTTGTAGGAGTTGCTCTTTTGAGTCTGGCTCTCGCAGCGGATGCAGTGGCTCAGAAGATACTCATACAAGATGGA from Candidatus Poribacteria bacterium includes the following:
- a CDS encoding sigma-70 family RNA polymerase sigma factor; this translates as MEQKDAQLIQQVLQGDQEAFAILVNKYQKGVHALAWRKIGDFHIAQEITQDAFLRAYQKLETLKNHNLFGGWLYVIAARLCADWFEKKSLPEQSLEVTDMSEVNRGSYSRYVAEKQEAEADETRREIVKELLQKLPESERTVMTLHYLGEMTIKTISEFLGVSPNTVKSRLSRARNRLKKEEAMIRQNLGSFQLPANLTETIMREISRLVPAAPAASKPVLPWALSAASAVLIFLLIGVGTQYLSRFQKPYNLNATSEPTVDLIEAVFVVDTLAKPAVRNQAGGSTIPGRNPGAGQQPNARFLAAAAAEETEVTTLIPQWTQTKGPEGGFVNNFFTTNSGDIYAGTSTSLYKLGADGRAWRRVNARRLGSLSIQDWLGTAALMAAHGNMLYLATDTEILASEDKGETWHALGTHPKGIARGFVVADSGFYLALTGGVYYSKDGKTSWVALKGGMGLNKVRALAVVENTVFAGTSSGLYRLNAQTWELLAVGSTDLHGEKPVIHALAASKHRLYVAAGKEMERGFGTLFRSRKTDDNWWSLYRSTDKGKSWYPIDPRERQEREAGRQRRGQASTGSPLLGSDNIPSVKIFATAAGVMVTDAEGEFFYSTNTGETWTTLEKDGSGGGIAPPLLIADTNIFYKGGQSGILRTTDGGESWHPFNTGFVSTPVTTLIAVKDRLYANSVNNKYVTSTDGGESWTLLPKIDDSVLIAAFDSNIYLKKGQNMNLPSPLLRLSTENNGLELIPDMPGFEGGNSSNTVQTEIDVPEEMMITALREVLQESFPDKVNQNIEGLDLEQVAEILKDINPDQLSDRIIEKLESNPDYAKVMSEAFNKAFEEQVSTGMPSFFGSFAVSGEKYYVEYGQKLFRWEPDMSEWYDTGLIDETEVVFPVDYSAEASTSINVRDSIGFKIAVSGNTVYVGKRDGHLSQSFDKGGTWSDVTADLPFSVTAFNAITFAGSTVYVGTNSGVAHSSDGTHWHAATNTEGEPLVMEKFAVEGTTVYGTTGQYVYQLEEGSSTWKRVTPEIPDSVLSFVVDGNVLYVGTTSSGVLRFTFDE